The Polyangium mundeleinium genome contains the following window.
CGAGCGCTTCTCCGCCGCGGGGCAGTCGGTGCATTCGGTTTGCGGGAGATCCGCCCGGATCACGAGCCCCGTGACGACGCCGAGCAGCCCCACGCCGGCGAGGATCGTGCCGATGTAGAACGCCGCCGGGCTCGCCATTCTCGTCGGGGCCTCGGACAGCTCCCGCTGTTCGATCGTGTAGGTCGTGGGGCCCGGGCGCGGGGGCGGCGGCGCCTGCGGAGGCGGCGGGAGGGATTCGGGTTCGTCGCGGGGCACCCAGCCCGGTGGTTCGTCGGCGCGCGCTGACGTGGCAGTGAAGGAGACGAGGGCAAAAGCAAGGAGAAGGGGAGAGAAGTTCCGGCGCATACGATGGAGCGTACCGGGCGCGGGCGCCGAGGCAATGCGAGGGCCGGTTCTAGACGCCGCACCACGCCTTCCAGAGGTCGAGGATCCGCGTATGCAGCGGGACCGCCTCGAGGAAGGAACGGGCGTAGGCCGGATCCGCGATGCGCGCGGCGCGGGCGAGGAGATCCGCGCGGGCGTCTTCGATCGCGGCGCGGGCCTCACCGTGCTTGTCGATGGCCCAAAGCGCCTCGGCGCGCGTGAGAACGATGCGCGCGTGGGCGCTCGTGTGCCGCATGCCGATCTCGGCGGTCTGTGCGAGTGCGCTCTGCGTGAGCTCGACGGCGCTCGCGGGACGGCCCTCGGCGAGCTCGAGCGTTGCGTGGCCCGCGAGCGCCCATATCCGCCCGAGCGGGAGGAGCTCGATGAGCGGTGCGACGGCCGTGAGGAGGCGCCGAGCCGCGTCGAGGTCGCCGCGACGCAGGTGCGCTTCGAGGATGAAGTACTGCACGCTTACGCTGATCACACCCTCGCTGTGCGCGGCGGCCTCGTCCGCGACGGTCGTGCCGAGCGTGATGGCCTCGTCGAGCGCGCCGCGTTCGAGGAGGAGCCCGGCGCGGAAGCAGCCGGCGAGGAGCGCGGAGACGCTGTCGGCCGACGCGATCGCGAGGGCGAGCTCGAACTCGCGTTCGGCCTCGTCGTACGCGCCGAGCAGCACGAGGTCGAGGCCCACGTGGGCGCGGAGCAGCGGCAGGAAACGTCGATCGCCCGAGACCATGAAGTTCGCGATGGCCTCACGCTCGATGCCGAGCGCCGTGTACGGATCCTGCTCGGCGTACCTGTGCCAGTAGCCGCGGGCATAGCCGAAGCGGCCGGCGACGGACGGATCACGGGCGAGGAAGGGGCTGACGACCTGCTCCATGCGAAGCAGAAAGCGCTCGGCCATGGCGCGCTCGCCCATGACGAGCTGCGAGATGATGGCGGAGCTGTAGGCAAACGAGAGCGCGGGGATGGCGTCTTCGGCGGGCTCGATGCGGTAGAGCTCGCCCATGAGGGCGTCGAGGGCGTCCTTCTTGCGCAGGAGCAAGGCGCTGCCCAGGGCGGCGCCGAGCGCGCGGCCGTACTCCTTGCTGCCGGGGTGCGCGCTCTCGAGCGCCTCCATGGCCGCCTCGTAGGCCTTCGCGGAGGAGCTCGTCCAGTTCCATGCGTCGGCGCGGATCGCGCGGAGCTGGGCCACGATCTCCGCGCGCGGGCTCGCCACGAGGCCACGATCCGTGAAGCTCACGGCCGCGGAAAAATCACCGGCCGAGAGCGCGAGCTCGGCCGCGGCCGCGAAGAACTCGGCCGAGCGCTCCTTGTCGCCCGAGCTCTCGAAATGATCGGCCAGGATCGTCGGGTCGGTCTCGCCTGACGCGAGCAGCCACTCGGCCGCGAGCGCGTGGCCGCGCCTGCGATCCCGCTCGGTGAGCATCGCGTACGAGCCCTCGCGCACGAGCGCGTGGCGGAAGGCATACTCCTCCTCGCCGAGGAAGCGGCTCTCGCGACGGCGCACGATGAGCTCGCGCTCGCAGAGGCGATCGAGCAGGCCGACGCGGCCGTTCGGCAAGGACGCGTCGCCGATGAGCGCGGCGACGCCGCCCCACCAGAACGACTGGCCAAAGACGCTCGCCGCGCGCAGGACGCGCCGCGCCTCGGGTTCGAGCGACAGGAGGCGCGCTTCGACCATTCCGAGTACGGTTTCGGGCAGATCGCTGCCGCGATCCTCGGCCACGGCGCGGATGAGCTCTTCGAGGTAGAAGGCGTTGCCCGCGGCGCGATCGACGAGGTGCTGGATCTCCTCCTCGGCGATGATCTCGCCCAAAAAATGCCGGACGAGCCGCTCAGCCGCGCGGCGCCCGAGCTCGCCGAGGCGCACTTCGAGCAGCTCCCGATCGGCCCATATCTTCGGGAAGAGATCGTGCAGCTCCGGCCGGGCGAGCGCGAGCACGGCGAAGCGGCGCTCGCCCTGCACCGCGAGGGCCGCGTCGACGAGCTTGATCGATGCGCGGTCGCCCCAGTGCAGATCCTCGAGGACGACCACGAGCGGGCGCACGACCGAGAGCGCCTCGACGAAGTCGAGCCACGCCTCGCGGATGCGATCGGCCATGAGCGTGGCGTTCTGGCGCGCGGCGCGGAGGTCGGGGCGCTCGTCGCCCGCGGGCGCGCCGACCATCTCGCCGAGGAACGCCGTGACGCGGGCGCGATCGTCGCCTTCGATGTACGTCGCGACGAGCGCTTCGAGCTTGAGCCTGCGCGAGGCGACGGGCTCGCCGATGCCGATCTGGGCCATCGTGCGGATGGCGGAGCCGAGGATGGAGAAGGCCGATCCCGCGCCGATCGGATCGCCGCGGCCGATGGCGATCGCGGGCTCCACGGCGCCGCGGCGGAGCTGCTCGACGAGCTCGTGCCGCAGGCGCGACTTGCCCATGCCGGGCAGTCCGAGCACGACGGCGACGCGCGGCTTGCCTTCGTCGAGGCCCTCTTCGAGGAAATCGCGCACGCTGCGGAGCTCGCGCTCGCGGCCGAGGTAAGGGCTCGGCTTGCCGAGCAGCGTGCGTGTGCCCGAGCCGACCTCGCGCTCGCCGCGCAGGAAGATGCCATCGGCGCCTGCGCTCACGTCGAAGCGCACGTCGAGCAGGGCTTGTGTCGATGCGTCGATCCGCACGGCGCCGGCTTCTTCACCGAGATCCAGCAGGGCGGCGGCGCGCTTCGAGATCGAGCCGAGCGCAAGCCCGTGCGAGGTCTCCTCGCGCCCCGTGACGAGCACGATGCGGGCCTCGGGCGCGAGGGCGCGCAGGCGGAGCGCGGCGCGGGCTGCGCGGGCGGCCTGATCGGTGGGGTTGCCGCGACCGACGAGGCCGAGGAGCAGCGCGCCGCCGTCGATCTCCTCCACGCGGGCGCCGAGCTTCGCGATCTCCTGCTCGATGGCCACGATCCGATCCCGCGACAAGAACCGCGACGGCGCCTCCTTGCCATCGGGGAGCGAGGGCGGAAGCGCAGCGACGATGCTGAGCAGTTGCCGTTCGCTGTCGGTGATGACCTCTGCGGAGGCCGCGTGGACGGGCGTGGCGTTGCCCTCGACGGGGCCGAGCGCGAGCAACGCGCGCAGGGCGGCTCCTGCGTCGGAGGGCCGGCTCGCCACGTCCTTCGAGAGCATGCTGGACACGAGATCGTCGAGGGCCTCGGGCACGTCGGGGCGCAGATCACGCACGCGCGGGGCCTCGGCGAGCAAGAGGCTCGCGAGGATCGCGAACGCGTGCTCGCCGTCGAAGGCGGGCTGCCCGGTGAGGCACTCGAAGAGCACGGCGCCGAGGGAAAAGACGTCCGCGCGCGCGTCGACGCCGGCCTTGTCGGCGCGCGCTTGCTCGGGCGCCATGTAGCCCGGCGTGCCCACGATGGTGCCCGTGAGGGTCAAGCGACCGCGGCCTCGATCCCGCGCGACCCCGAAGTCGAGCACTTTTACGCGCTCGATCTCGCCGCGTTCGAGGAAGAGGTTGCTGGGTTTGATGTCGCGGTGGACGACGCCGCGCGCGTGGGCCGTGGCGAGGGCGTCGGCGACGCGCACGGCGAGCGTGATGCACTCTTCGAGGCGCAGGCCTTGTCGGCCAAGGCGCGCGGCGAGGCTCTCGCCTTCGAGCCACTCCATGGCGAGCCAGGGGACGCCCGTGGGGGCGACGCCGTGATCGACGTAGCGCACGATGTGCGGGTGGCCGAGCGTCTCGAGCACGCGGGCTTCCTGTGCGAGCCTTTCGGCGTTCGAGAGCTCCGACGCGCGGAGGAGCTTCACGGCGACGACGTGTCCGGTCTGGAGATCCTCGGCGCGATACACTTCCCCCATGCCGCCCACGCCGGCCAGGCGCTCGACACGGAAGCGCTCACCGATGATGTCCCCAGGGCGCATGCGCGAACCAGGATTCTGACCCGGGAGCCTCCGGGAGCCAAGCAGAGGCGCGTTGCGCGCGCGTGAAGGTGACCGAGGACCCGCGCGCGCCGCGCCCGAAATGGAGTTTGCCTTGACAGGGCGTGAGGATCGTGCGTGCGGGCCTGCGTCTTTTTTCGCGGGCCCGGTGGCCATGAAGTCGGCCATTGAAAGGGCGCCCGCGCTCGGGGCTTGCCGCTATCGCCATTGCGTCATGATTTTCACCAGCTGCTCGATATTGTAGGGCTTCTGCAGCACGGGCCGGCCGCGATCGGATTCGCGCAGCCCTGCTTTCCCGTATCCGGTCATGAAGACGAACGGCAGACCCCGTTCGGCAAGGATGTCGGCCACGGCATAGACCTTCTCGCCGGCGATGTTGATGTCCAGGCCCGCCCCATCGATCGCCGCCTCGCGGGCCAACCGAAGCGCGTCGTTCATGTTCGAGGCCGGGCCGATCACCTCGCAGCCGAGGTCGGTCAGGGCGTCTTCGAGGAACGAGGCGATCAGGGCTTCATCCTCCACGATGAGGACACGGAGCCCCTCCAGCACACCCGCGTTTTTTGGATCCGGGGTCATCATGCGGCGACGCGCTCCAAGGGCAGGTCCATCACGCAACGCACGCCCTCGGGCAGGAATTCGAGGTGCACTTCGCTGGCAAGCTGGCGCCCGAGGTCGCGTTCGATCAGGCGCGAGCCGAATCCCTTGCGGCGCGGCACCCGCACCGGCGGACCATGCATCTCCTGCCATTCCAGGTGGATTCGCCGTTCGGCCGCGCAGGTGTTCACGTTCCATCTCACCTGGACGTGGCCGGACGGCAGCGATAACGCTCCGTACTTGGCCGCGTTCGTCGACAGCTCGTGGAAGACCATGCCGAGCGTCACCGCTGCCTCCGGGCGGAGGCGCACGTCCTGTCCGGCCAGGCTGAAGCGGCCGGCGTCGCCATGGGTGTGCGGCGCCAGCTCGGCGCAGACGATGTCGTGGAGGCTGGCGCTCTGCCAGGAGGTCTCGTTCAAGAGGTTGTGCGTTTGGGACAGGGCCAGGAGTCGGGCCATGAAGGCTTCCGTGAAGGCCTTGGGCGAGTCGGCCATGCGCAGCGTCTGTCCGGCGATCGCCTGCACGATCACCAGCGTGTTCTTCACGCGATGGTTCAGCTCGTTCAGCAAGATTTTCTGGCGCTCTTCCGCCTGCTTGCGCTCGGTCAAGTCGAGGAAAAACGCCACCCCCTCGCTCTCCGACCCCTCGAATCGTGCACCGCCGAGCAGCACCGGGACGCGGCTGCCGTCTTTCCGGAGAAACTCTTTCTCGAAAGGCCCGAACTGGCCCGTCAAATGCAATTGCTCCCGCGCCCGCTCGTCGAGCGCATGGTATTCCGGAGGCGTGATCTTCGTCCAGTGGAGGTTTCCCGAGACCAGATCCTGCCGGCTATAGCCGACGAAGCGCAAAAATGCATCATTCGCGTCCGTGACCCTGCCATCCAGGTCCCAGAAGGTGATCCCGATGATATTGGCATCCACCAGGCGCCGGATCCGCGCTTCCCTTTCCCGCAGCAAAAGCTCCGCCCGCTTGCGCTCGCTGTTCTCTTGCTGGAGCTGGGTATAGAGGCGGGCATTCTCAAGAGAAATGGCGGACTGGGAGGCCAAAAGCTCCAGCATCGCGATCCGGTCGGCCGTGAAAACGCGCGGGGTCAGGTTGTTTTCCAGATAAAGTACGCCTACCAGCGTGCCTTGTTTCACGAGGGCGAGGCAGAGCACG
Protein-coding sequences here:
- a CDS encoding response regulator, which produces MMTPDPKNAGVLEGLRVLIVEDEALIASFLEDALTDLGCEVIGPASNMNDALRLAREAAIDGAGLDINIAGEKVYAVADILAERGLPFVFMTGYGKAGLRESDRGRPVLQKPYNIEQLVKIMTQWR
- a CDS encoding serine/threonine-protein kinase, whose amino-acid sequence is MRPGDIIGERFRVERLAGVGGMGEVYRAEDLQTGHVVAVKLLRASELSNAERLAQEARVLETLGHPHIVRYVDHGVAPTGVPWLAMEWLEGESLAARLGRQGLRLEECITLAVRVADALATAHARGVVHRDIKPSNLFLERGEIERVKVLDFGVARDRGRGRLTLTGTIVGTPGYMAPEQARADKAGVDARADVFSLGAVLFECLTGQPAFDGEHAFAILASLLLAEAPRVRDLRPDVPEALDDLVSSMLSKDVASRPSDAGAALRALLALGPVEGNATPVHAASAEVITDSERQLLSIVAALPPSLPDGKEAPSRFLSRDRIVAIEQEIAKLGARVEEIDGGALLLGLVGRGNPTDQAARAARAALRLRALAPEARIVLVTGREETSHGLALGSISKRAAALLDLGEEAGAVRIDASTQALLDVRFDVSAGADGIFLRGEREVGSGTRTLLGKPSPYLGRERELRSVRDFLEEGLDEGKPRVAVVLGLPGMGKSRLRHELVEQLRRGAVEPAIAIGRGDPIGAGSAFSILGSAIRTMAQIGIGEPVASRRLKLEALVATYIEGDDRARVTAFLGEMVGAPAGDERPDLRAARQNATLMADRIREAWLDFVEALSVVRPLVVVLEDLHWGDRASIKLVDAALAVQGERRFAVLALARPELHDLFPKIWADRELLEVRLGELGRRAAERLVRHFLGEIIAEEEIQHLVDRAAGNAFYLEELIRAVAEDRGSDLPETVLGMVEARLLSLEPEARRVLRAASVFGQSFWWGGVAALIGDASLPNGRVGLLDRLCERELIVRRRESRFLGEEEYAFRHALVREGSYAMLTERDRRRGHALAAEWLLASGETDPTILADHFESSGDKERSAEFFAAAAELALSAGDFSAAVSFTDRGLVASPRAEIVAQLRAIRADAWNWTSSSAKAYEAAMEALESAHPGSKEYGRALGAALGSALLLRKKDALDALMGELYRIEPAEDAIPALSFAYSSAIISQLVMGERAMAERFLLRMEQVVSPFLARDPSVAGRFGYARGYWHRYAEQDPYTALGIEREAIANFMVSGDRRFLPLLRAHVGLDLVLLGAYDEAEREFELALAIASADSVSALLAGCFRAGLLLERGALDEAITLGTTVADEAAAHSEGVISVSVQYFILEAHLRRGDLDAARRLLTAVAPLIELLPLGRIWALAGHATLELAEGRPASAVELTQSALAQTAEIGMRHTSAHARIVLTRAEALWAIDKHGEARAAIEDARADLLARAARIADPAYARSFLEAVPLHTRILDLWKAWCGV